ACAGGTGTAACAGTGATTATTACATATGAATATAAGTAACAATTAATTGTTTCAGGATCTGCATCAAttaaacacaaacttttaaatctattattattattatccattAACCGATATGCAGACTAGGTAAGACATATTAGACAGCAGTAGCAACAATACATCTACAACTAAATATTTTCAAAAGCATATCTGTGTATAAGATGCATAATACATAGATAATAGTTAACAAAATGTAGAATTATTATACTGTATATGCACTGACTCGAATATAAAATAGAAAGCACTTCTttctagggttgccagaaactgaccatgatcaaaatcgattattcggcagccctggcgaataataatcgattattcgacccccccccccccccagcgggagaaaaaaaaaactcagacaaaaggaattccgttgttttctttacatgttacatgtttaacagtacacacaacaaacaagcatgtcatcacaacgacgtggccttgaagtgaagttggtaatggccagctgtgctgcgtctttctctgtaacctctttggcgtgcttcgcactcaaatgcgaacgcattgttgaggttgagttgtgatagaccaacgtcttttcgcagagcttgcatttaacttcctttggacttgtatgttcgaagtagttcgacaaggaggaactctttttacctgtcggctgccgctttgttcatctttagtcgcacgtgtgagggagaggggggtgggggcggggtcggtgtgtagcgtgctgcagcagcagtctgctctgcacgcaggcttcctccaagtttacagtaaaacaaactggtggtgtgaccaatggccatttacaattattaatactattactattattagcatatatatattttggttgaaactaagccagaaaaaaaacaaaacataaataataaaagaaaatatataaataataaaaaaaatatatatataaataaaatcgatttttaaaaataatattcgattatggagactgtaacgaatattcgaataatcgctggcatccctacttcTTTCATTGAATCATGGAGCACTATAGATAAATCCCGTAACACAATTAGAGGACTTTGAGGAAGTGGAAGATGATCTTAGCTTTACAATGCCTTTTAAGTCATTAACTTTCATGAATCAatataataaacataaaaagggaTCAAAGTAGAGTCGGAAATGTTTTCCCAGCAGATGACCCACAAGACAGAACATTTATGTGTTACTTTATGGCTCTCTACTAGGATACTAAGTAAGGATGTTAACACGCCGCTTCCTGTTCATCCTACCTGATCTGATTGATGACTATACATTGATATGGACTCACATGCAGTTCTGGTGACTTGAGGCTGAGGTCGGCGAAGGCGTTACCCAGCTGCCTCTGCGTCTGCATTATCTGGGACAGCTGATTGGCCAGCGTCTGAGCCAGTTTGAtgacattctggtacttcttctTGTTGTCGCGCAGGACTTCGATTTGGGCCTCCAGATCCAGGTCCACCGTCCTCGAGCCCCGTCCCAGCTTCTCAGACAGGATCTGTCTGGTACACTGCAGACGACAGCAGAATTAAAATATTAGGAAGCACTGCTGGGAGACATACTGTAAtagggacaatcagagggacaGAGTGGAGCCAATTTCATAGTCTAAAACAAGTGAAGATATCAATAATATGTGTTGTCAGTTTGGGGTATAGTTCCGTTTTCAGCCAACATCTTAATAAGCTAACAGATAAAGACTGAGACTTGGGTTGAGAGGAGAAACAGGGTGAGGAaggacaaaaaaagaaaaattaagGAAAGAGAGGATTACTTTATAAGTGTTGATGCTCCACTTTCTCACTAGGTCCAGTTTCTCCATGGCTGGGCTCTTTAAGTCGTCTGATAGGACCACCGCTCCGCTCTTTGGCTGTTCATTCATCGTGCCTGGACAATTAAAAATCATTCACTTAGTAGGTGATTACGTTATTTGATTTGCAGGCTGTGGTGAAAATTAGGGAGGGTTAGGGTCATGTTAACATTGAAACTGACAAAAGACTAAATACTCAAATTAGAGGTCTTAGTGGTTGCTGATAACGTGTAAGATTATTATAAACAAAATCTaaattaaaatacaattaatcaTGGACttaccatttaaaaaaacagtaaCAGTGATGAAGTGCTTTTTTGTGGTTTGGGCACAGTGGGGAAATGTTAAAAGATATTGAGCCCTGAAACTGACAATATATCAGTCAGTTCATACAATAATTGTTATTattgttgatttaaaaataaataaaataggtttaaagttttatttagtaaacacaAATAATTCAAATACTTTTCCTCCAACCAGCTGAATAGAAGTGAAAATGGAGGCAAATTataaaaaatttaaaaaatgtaaagctCTATtttaatgtatgtatgtattatgtatgtattatgttatatttttcacttttccgaAAATCTTTAAAAATGTTGTCAGTTTCAGACCTCCATAGATTAAGGCTATGGGAGATTACGAGTGGCAACTTTTGCAAGGACAAAGATTACAAGCATGAAAACCACCTGCGATTAAATGAGAGCAGTTCCCTCCAAGCCGAGCTGATGCTTAGGGCAACGAGATGTTGCACCAGATCTAGAAATGTGGAGATCTAGATCTTAGAAAAATGAGTCTAAGGGTGTGTGTTAACACAGATGGTTACCCACTGCCAAGCAACACAACTACTTGAATCAGCCCAGACATATACAAAGACAAAGTTGCAGCaacaagagaggaggagaagaaaggTTTGATTCTGAATGGAGCACAGCCTGTGGGAACAAGGAGCAGGTAAGAAACTGGTGAAAAACCAAGAGGTACAATAGGACTGCGGTTAATTACAGTGTGCAAATGGTGACGATTCATTATTATCTGATTCATACTCCACTGCTGCCGGTACCTGTCTCAGCCTGACTATCGCTGGAAGAGCGCGCCAAGCGGCTAGCAACAGTAGAGCTGGGAGCTACAGGAGCCACGGGAGACGTGGGCAGGCTGGCTGGCCCTGGGAGATATTCAAAGTTATCATTCATTAGTTTGTCACCATCCAGCCTAAACACGTGGAAAGGGGATTTTTTTATTGAAGTTGATTTCCTGTTTGTTTTCGTTTTTGAATGAATGTGCTAATGAACAAAAGCCTACCTCCAGCAGTGCAAATAACATGGCAAATATCCATGGCAACGTTGTAGTAAACGGGCTACAACAGCTCACCACTCAATGGGGAGatttttatttgcatttgtaACAAGGACAGGATGATGAAAAGGAAAGGAGCGTTAACACCTGGTGATCAGAGGGAACTCATTAAATTCAATTGGATGTCCACCTTTACAAATTCAAATGTCTGCCTTTCAATTTCACAGAGATTAAAACCCAAAAGTGGAGCACAGTGAATAGATGGAGAGAAAGACTGTTTGTAAACACAGAATGCTGCAAAGCACTCAAGTAACGTAACAAGGCTGGAACATTTCTGATGAGCTGCTCCGTTGCAAATGTCTGATAATGAGGAAACGGCACATAAACAAAACGAGGACAGCAACAATACAAATGGGGAGTGAAGTGTTTCACCTTTGTATGGTCCTGATTCGATGATGCCCTCTGTTGTTGAGGCGAAGTTGCCGGAAGTGACACAGGACTCAGAGAGGTTTAGGGCCCTGGGGACACTGGGGTAAGAGTCCTGTGAAACAAATCATACGGGGATTATATTAACAGGTTTAGTAGTTCTTAGCAGACAGGCGGCAAAGACAGGGAGCTTTTTGTACTTTCTGTATGAGTTTACAGACATTTGGGCTACGCTAAGTCGCACATTCTGCTCGCAAAGAAAGAAAAGTACAATAACACATTTGATCAActtcacaataaaaaaaaaggatATCTTTGAAAGTCTTTTAAATCAGGTGGCAGATACTATATTTTATTAAAATGACCGTAATTGTTATCGACAAACTTCCCTCATTATTCAGCAGCACTTTGAATCTTGAGAATTCctcttaaatatataaaaaaccatCTAATTGATAGTTGACATGGGAATTAAACAGTAGAGAACCATCTGGCATCTCCTGTCTTGTTATGAATTAATGATTGTACAGAAGCAGACACTTCCTAAAATGTACATCACGTAAGTATTAAAGTAAACTTGTGGCAAACCTAAAGTAGGGTTGAACAGCAAAGTGGTGCACAGTTGATTGACATGTGTTAGCATGTACATTCAAATGCCTGAGCTAATGTTTCGAAGATGCATATTTTATGCATACATTATTGTGGCTGTGTTGTCTTCCTGGCAACTGTCGGTGTGACTGAGAGCGAGTAAACAGCAGGCCATCTGGAAGCACTGCTGCTCAGTCAGATGGATGATAAGAGAGGGCACCCTAATGTCTCCATCAAAATGCTTTACTGCAGGGATATCACCTTGAATCCTTGACAGTGGATTATGCCACTGCTAATAGAATTAAACCTTTTTGTGTAGAGCTCCACAGATTTGTAAAATGTTCCTGTTAGCAAAACAAGTAtctgttattttatttaaaaccaAATTGAAAAGATGTTATTTTGCTTTAATGTTGAGGTATATGTTGTTTCTTTCTCCATATATAGTTAACTGTATAACATTTTGGATTGTTGGTTggagtaaataaataaaacatatatagatatataataAATCTCCCTGTGTTTTGAAAAGTCTGTTCTGATCATTCATAGATAAAACTATTTAATCTAATTAAGAATACATATAATTGTTGGTTGCAGGTCTCCTATTTTTTTTAGACTGCCAAAGAAACAAAATATGAAAGGCATGATTGTTTGGACTGGTATATTTATCCAGGAGTCTTTAATATTTTATGATGAGACAATTCTCCTAGAAAAGTCTAGCTGTGAGAGATGCAGTTCTCCAGACACGGCCTTACCCTCTGGAACACCATGTCCGGGCTCTGATCCCCGTTGCTGGTGACTGGGATCTCAGCCGCTGAGCTTCGATGGAACTCCTCGGTCATTGTGCTTTCCTGTAATGAGGAGGATGAAAAGAAGCAGGTTATTCTTTAAAGCTTCACCATACCACTTCAAAGAGAGAGTCCTCTGTTAAGAAACACAACTCAGCATCCACTAGTGGGACACAACAGATGTGGGCTGCCATCTTGTGGACACAGCCTGGTGGAAATCATGAGCCTGGGCCAGGATAAAATACTGTTGTTAGTTATTGTGTCATATTTTGGAAGCTGAGTGCATTGCATAATGTTTCTTTTAATACAGACTGCAGCTGCCCttacaacaaaaatactctagCCTGATCGATAGATACAACTGGGACTACTTTGTCATAACATTGAAACTTTGACTCCCTTGCAAATATTAGAATAATAAGATAAGAATTTATTCTGATTCGAAAATGTTTTGCCAAAATCTTGGTCAAAACTCTTtgatatatatgtttttaaatcctctggagcagagagaggagctgtggattattgttattgattaatgcatctgtgtttcttagggtcaaaaacactacactcacaacttcaaatgaaagtgtttagtttatttaataaaagagcacatgttcaatgtgaaaagtgaccgtAGATAGATTACTtcagttgcaatttggtgctatacatatataattttttttttttatgaaattaaaatgaaaaacaccttgaatttcagggggggcgcggggctccttTGGCGGGGCGCAGCCAACGGAGAGGAAACTCTGATCTTTATCATCTGCTGTTCTCCATAGCAACAACCCTTTCCTTGAAAATATCTGGTTTCTTGTTGCCATGTTCCTCGAAGCGCTTACTCGCAAATACATGGCTTTATGTTTCACAGTGACATTCAGACCACATTCAACCCTGTGCGTCATGTTTTATAACTGGTCATTATGTAGTCCAATGTGGAAAATCCTGTGATGAAAACACACAAATGGACCAACAATTAACAATTAACCCTTAAGTCAACAATTACAAGGAACTACCTGTTATAGTCTTTGTGAAAAACATTTAGTCCCTTTTATTGATCCTGTTGGTTGAACTGACCAAGGAACACATTTGTTTGAATAGCTGCACATTTCCATCTTGGCTTGTAGCAGGCCACCCATTGGAGAAAACCGTTTTCAGCATCAGATTTGTTATAGTGCAACTTGTGGCCTAATCACAGTGGACTTAGGAACTAGAACACTGCCCTAAACACTAAAAAAGCTTTACATGTCAGCTATGTGAGGTCTAGCAGTTTAAAGTGGATTAGTGACATGCCTGGCAGAGGAGGTAACAAGGAAACAATGTAGTATACATCTGAATTTCTCTCTTTGAACACGATCCTTCAGCTAGAGGTAAACCTTGACCGGTGTCTAAATAATGCAGATAGCTAGCAGGAAACAAGATATGGGTCTTGTCTGAACTCAGCAACAGGTTTCACTGTGTGGGCAAAGAGTCCGTTTAAAACATGGGTTTCTACCAATAACACATTTAATAACAAAGCTTACTTGTTTGGTTTtaatgtattttgtaaattaagTCTTTCTTAACAACCCAGTACAATTCCCTTCATTGTGGAACTAATATATTGTATTCTAGTTCAGACTGTGACTTGAATTAAGGGAAACGCATAGAGAAAAAAAAGATACCGGtagatatataaatatgtggTTTCCAAATAAAGAAGTACATTACCATAAAGTAACCTCAGAGCCCAATTGAGAGAATACACCAATTTCAGACAATCCATTATAAAGTAACCCGATAGGTCTTTTAAAACTAGTTTAACtgatttttttatattaaaagaaCTTGGGTTATCAGTTGCAAATACTACAAGATATAGCCCAGTGTTTTTGCTTTGATCACAATGTGTCATTTGATACGGTATGTATGTTTATAAAGAAAGAAATGGAGAAGAACGCCTTTTGTAAAGAAGTTGCTGTGTTTGGATGTTAGTAATAATCTTATCAAaacatatgttttaaaaaaccgATAGACTCAACCCTCTTATGACATAATAAATATAAACCAAAGTCAAGGTTATAGAAATGCTTGACAAAGACTTTACCTtgtgtcatgtgaccgtgaCATAAATACATTAAGGCTATATGACCCCGGCATAGGGACCGATCAGCACAGGTAAGGGTTGGCTTGTCCATCAGCCTTCTGCAGATAACAGAGTGCTGCCCAATCACCTCTGACATCAAGTTTACACAGGCAAGGCACGTCTCCGAAAAAAGGGTGTAAATGAAGTCGGATTGCACAACGGTTTTTTCAATGTATTATTTATCCATCTGCAGTTCTTGCACAACTGTATTGATTGTCCCAATACAATCTTGTTTTTGTTATAGGAATGATTAAGCCAAGGATCCAGGGATAATCAGGCATCTCAGAGTCAAAATGGTCCAACCCAACATCTGGAAACACTTTGCAGGAAGCTTGGGAATAGTATGTCAGCCTACAGAGAGTAGGAGAGTGGCTGAAAGATAATGAAAAGGCAAGGTATGGCAAGTCATCTTGTGCCGTTACCGACAGTATCCTGGAAACAAGCAAACATGACGTGGGAGGAAGcgataacaacaataaactaaTTGTCCAATTAGCTGCGTCAGCTGAAGGAATCATGGCTTGACTCTCAAACTAGGAAGAGCACGAGCCTATTGAAAATTGCTGGGTtaaggctgcagaaaggattAAAGATGTATCTTAAAGTAAGATCTGGAAATGGTGGGTTACAACTGTGATGACTGAGGTTTAGTAAATGAAGAGGGTTTACAAAGAAATAATGATTGCGATTGGACTTGCAATAGTGGCACTGAGCCCGATAGAGAACGTAAATCAAGAGCCTGAGAAGTCACACATTCCAGCGAAACAAGAAATGTGGGACTGCCGGAGAATGTGCAGTGCAGTGAGGAGTACAAATCCGTTTGACTTTTCCAGCCACGTGACAGCATGTAGAACTCTAGAGCTTTATTTACACCCCACTTACAAAACAGGGAAACGTTGTGAAGAAATGTAATCATTAACACATCATGTACACGGAGCAATGGCAACGAGTGTCTAACAAAAGAAGGCAAAAACAAAGTATATACTTACCCACTTACATTTTATACTTAAGTTTGCATTGTAATAAGCAGCAAAGACAAATCTCAGCAATCACTTGAGATAAGCCAGCATTTATACAAAACAAAGGAAAAGTAAGACGCCTTGATTATCCCCAGACACACAAAGCACCTGACAGAGCAACacacaagtaaaaaaaaagaaagccaCCGACTACTGCACCGTCAACACAGAGCAACAGCTACACCAGCTATATTTCATAACCTCCACCAAAGCAGAATGAAATCTGAAACACATCTACCAGGAGAAACAAACAAGATCTGATGTTGTTGAATAATATGATAAAGCTTCACAGCTAAATCCAATCTTTTAGTAAATTAATTTTTGTAGAAAGCGATCATCACCATCACAGCAAGTAAAGATCGAAACAGCAAGAGCACAGAGAGCAAGTGCTAGAAGATTATCCAAAGTGAACGACAATATCACCTTTGTTTCAGTGTCAGAATCTCCACTTTCCTCTGGTGTTTCAGCAGTTTCAACTTGATGATTTGTCTCAGGTCCCTCATTTTCTACACTAGCAGACATGTGTGCAGCATCACTTTCACTGCTTAACACCTCTCTCTGAATGCCCTCATCCTCCTTCTGAATGGCCTTATCACCGTTTCCTGCATTTTCTTCAGCGCTGTCAATATCAATCTCGTCCATCTCATCATCTTGGTAATCTCTTCCACTACTGTAGTCTACACTGTCCTGTCTCACATCCTCACTAACACTTTCTTCTGTTTTGTCTTCCCCCTCACAATCCAGCTGAGGGTCCTCAGGTGAGGTCTTCCCCGATTCAGCCTCAAGACTAACTTCAGACATACCTGAAAACAGACAGATAGAAGGATATATAAAAATTCCTACCATACCAGCTGACAACTTATGGTTCAGTTAAATATAGGAATGCAATACAAACCGAACCCCAGTATGTGCctgtaaataaatgtaatataatTTTTGTTCAACTCACAGTGCTAAGCATGCAATGACATAAATCCCTGATAGATAGTCTTGGATACATATATGCGAGCCAAGTGCTGACAAGGcaaaataaatgtgtgtatTTCCAGATTTCCAGTGTGATTACTGGTATAGGTTTGGTACATGTGTGACATAAAGCTACACAGGAAACGACGTGAGTGCTATTATTTCTAATGCAGACAGTGAAGCATTGCAGCTATAATCACAACGTTTGCTCTACTTATCTCTACACCACACCCCGGAACACACTCATGGTTTACTTTAGCAGTTACCTGTTGCAGCACCGTCACGTGACTAACTAGGTGGACAAAAGTGACACAAATACTTATGCTAGTAACGACACAtataatgacaaattattgttaTATTTCATGGTTAAGCAAGCATTAAAGAAGCATTGTGTCTAGTTTGACTCATTGGTTAGCTTATAGCTGTCTACTAATTTGAGATGTGTCAGAACCGTTGACGTGGTGTTTGCTAACGTCAACCTAGCTAAACCGTAGATAACTTAACATTCTAAAAACTTAATTTAATCATGTTTTCCCTTCATATTTTGTCATATATGCAAGGAAAATACGATGCTTAAAACTTTAGTTCACATTACCTGTCTGCGGTCGTGGCTAACTCTTTAGCTGAGAGCTGTTAGCCGTTGCTTTGATTAACCGGACTAGCCGTTGTTGCTGTAGTTAACTGGAATAGCCGTTGTTGCAGTGGTGAGCTGAAGTCGTTGATGCTTGCTGTTAATGCAAACGTTGCATAGATATACTACCAAGTTATCATCGATGGTCCTCGACTATCTTTGAGCACACTAGACTTGCTGGGTGAACCCCGGAAAGACTAATCCACTGCGGCCCTCGGCTGTCATCAGAAGCAGACTACATCATTTGCAGCATGCGCTCTCCCCCTGCTGTTAGAACACGGTGCTTGCAGTTTGAGTCCAATGTCTAAAATTcattaattaatcagaatccgACTCAGAATCGGATTTATTGTCAACTAGGTTAACATATATGAGGAATTTGCGTTGGTGTTAATGGTGCATACAAATACACAGAAATAAGAATATGCTTGTTGTTTGGaaaaaagttttttttaaataatggctttatttacacaaaatatatGTAAGAAACTGAGTAGCCtacggtaaaataaaaataaaatatgacaattaATATATTCAAATAAGATAGTCAGAAGGAAGAGCTgtgcatatttaaaaatatgtagtGTGGTGAAGAAATGTGCAACATGTTCAAAGGGTTGTGCAGGTTTTAAGATATTGTTCGCATGAGTATTTAAGGTAAAATTACGACACTAAAAATAATATGCTGGTCAATTGTTAATCTTTAATGGTTAAATATCCGCCACATCCACGACTTGTTAACTGTAACTTGATTCTTTGCTACGATGCGATTTTACAAACAAACTCAATTTCCCATAAGCCCCGGCAGTGGAGACGCAAAGCTGCGCTGCAACGCAAGCACCAAGGCTAGAGGCCATATTGGAATATATGAAGTCGGCTTGCACTTTGATGGAACTGAGTATCTGTCGTTTTTGGAGTCTCTGAATCGCTATCCCGGATTAATACCCTAGTGATTGCGCCTGGCATTCCACTCGAGACCCTGCCAAGTGTGGACGGCAAGTTGTCTCGCTTCTTCTGGGGACAAAAATGAGTCCAACCGATGCTAAACGAGGGGCTAAACGAAGGAAGAACAAGCGGGGCGGTGGCAGTAGTTGCAGTGCTGTCTGCAACACCAGCGGTGGCAAGGCCGGGGTTGCCTCGGCCCTTGGCTGTGCGGGAACAGCAACACCTGCCTCCGTCGTCAGCTTTCTAACACCTGGCAGCACAGGCAGCGGGAATATCGGCTCCATCACGGGCCTCAACGGAGAGGTAAGAGTGTCACGCAATGTAACCCAGTGGATGTCAAACCGGGCGACTAGCTAGCAGCGTTATCAACGACACACATCTGATTTGGGCCCGACACTGATGCGAAGAAGGCAGCTAGCTAACTAACGTTGACCTAGGTAGCTTCAAATTAACTGGCTTAATTGCCGCTCAGACTTGTTGTTATGCTTTGTGAATGGCTGTGTGGTTAAACTGGCCATATTATAATGCAATAAACTGTCGTAAACATTAGGGCACTTGGGTCTTGGCCGAACGCTGCGATTGCCATCCTTAGCTCAAGTTGAGAGACCGTAGCTGAATCGACAACAATTAGAGACACCATGAAGCATTATTTTTGAGCTAATACAGTCCAGGTAGGTGGAGATTACATTGGCCAAACCAAGATTATTCCCGAGCACAGTTGGTTTCAACACGGCTGGGGCATAAGCTGCTATAACACATATAAACATTAATGCTAGCTAATGCTAACAGTGAAGTGTACCAACAACTCAATCCCCGGCGGGCCTCGATGTGTTTCTGCAAGCTGACCATACACTTTACTTGATAATTAGAAGTTTAATGTCATGTGTGTGGTTATAATGTCCATATAATATCCCAAATCAACTAACTAAGTCCAGTTTACCAAAGTACCCTAGTTATACACCATTTGCACAAAGGTTATGTTGGCTAGTTTCTTCTAACTGGCCCATGTTTAATAATTAACTGTCAGTTCATACGTTTATTATGGTGGGTCACAAATCACACATGTAGCTATAACTTTAGTCATTTTGCATGGCAT
Above is a window of Pseudochaenichthys georgianus chromosome 1, fPseGeo1.2, whole genome shotgun sequence DNA encoding:
- the LOC117448035 gene encoding arfaptin-1-like isoform X1, whose amino-acid sequence is MSEVSLEAESGKTSPEDPQLDCEGEDKTEESVSEDVRQDSVDYSSGRDYQDDEMDEIDIDSAEENAGNGDKAIQKEDEGIQREVLSSESDAAHMSASVENEGPETNHQVETAETPEESGDSDTETKESTMTEEFHRSSAAEIPVTSNGDQSPDMVFQRDSYPSVPRALNLSESCVTSGNFASTTEGIIESGPYKGPASLPTSPVAPVAPSSTVASRLARSSSDSQAETGTMNEQPKSGAVVLSDDLKSPAMEKLDLVRKWSINTYKCTRQILSEKLGRGSRTVDLDLEAQIEVLRDNKKKYQNVIKLAQTLANQLSQIMQTQRQLGNAFADLSLKSPELHEEFGYNAETQKLLSKNGETLLAGINFFIGSVNTLVDQTIEDTLINIKQYEFARVEYDAYRTDLEELNLGPRDATTMPRIEFSQQQFQIYREKYERMRNDVSVKLKFLEENKVKVLHNQLILFHNAIAAYYAGNQQQLEQTLKQFHIKLKIPGGDSPSWLEEH
- the LOC117448035 gene encoding arfaptin-1-like isoform X3, which gives rise to MTEEFHRSSAAEIPVTSNGDQSPDMVFQRDSYPSVPRALNLSESCVTSGNFASTTEGIIESGPYKGPASLPTSPVAPVAPSSTVASRLARSSSDSQAETGTMNEQPKSGAVVLSDDLKSPAMEKLDLVRKWSINTYKCTRQILSEKLGRGSRTVDLDLEAQIEVLRDNKKKYQNVIKLAQTLANQLSQIMQTQRQLGNAFADLSLKSPELHEEFGYNAETQKLLSKNGETLLAGINFFIGSVNTLVDQTIEDTLINIKQYEFARVEYDAYRTDLEELNLGPRDATTMPRIEFSQQQFQIYREKYERMRNDVSVKLKFLEENKVKVLHNQLILFHNAIAAYYAGNQQQLEQTLKQFHIKLKIPGGDSPSWLEEH
- the LOC117448035 gene encoding arfaptin-1-like isoform X2, encoding MSEVSLEAESGKTSPEDPQLDCEGEDKTEESVSEDVRQDSVDYSSGRDYQDDEMDEIDIDSAEENAGNGDKAIQKEDEGIQREVLSSESDAAHMSASVENEGPETNHQVETAETPEESGDSDTETKESTMTEEFHRSSAAEIPVTSNGDQSPDMVFQRDSYPSVPRALNLSESCVTSGNFASTTEGIIESGPYKGTMNEQPKSGAVVLSDDLKSPAMEKLDLVRKWSINTYKCTRQILSEKLGRGSRTVDLDLEAQIEVLRDNKKKYQNVIKLAQTLANQLSQIMQTQRQLGNAFADLSLKSPELHEEFGYNAETQKLLSKNGETLLAGINFFIGSVNTLVDQTIEDTLINIKQYEFARVEYDAYRTDLEELNLGPRDATTMPRIEFSQQQFQIYREKYERMRNDVSVKLKFLEENKVKVLHNQLILFHNAIAAYYAGNQQQLEQTLKQFHIKLKIPGGDSPSWLEEH